In Arthrobacter sp. PAMC25284, a single genomic region encodes these proteins:
- a CDS encoding peptide deformylase: MPSEAPPTDFSVARIHETVQQMLGAGVLPPVVQAGHPVLRQAAALFDGQLNAEELGQLIHLMRSVMRRAPGVGLAAPQLGIPLQVAVLEDEFDVDPEAAAVRGREPLPFFAMLNPHVRPSGTASVAFYEGCLSVNGLQAAVARPENVEVDFTAPDGTRQQRSFSGWQARIVQHETDHLHGILYLDRAELRSLSNNAEYSARWAQPDIGRARQELGFLPG; encoded by the coding sequence ATGCCATCAGAAGCCCCGCCCACTGACTTCAGCGTCGCCCGGATCCACGAAACCGTCCAGCAGATGCTGGGCGCCGGCGTCCTGCCGCCAGTTGTCCAGGCCGGGCACCCGGTCCTCCGGCAGGCGGCTGCACTCTTTGACGGCCAGTTAAACGCTGAGGAACTCGGGCAGCTGATTCATCTCATGCGCAGCGTGATGCGCCGGGCACCGGGCGTTGGCCTGGCAGCCCCGCAACTGGGGATTCCCCTGCAGGTGGCGGTGCTGGAAGACGAGTTCGACGTCGACCCAGAGGCCGCTGCCGTCCGCGGCCGGGAGCCGCTGCCGTTCTTCGCCATGCTGAACCCGCACGTCCGGCCCAGCGGCACGGCGTCCGTGGCGTTCTATGAGGGCTGCCTCTCGGTAAACGGGCTGCAGGCGGCGGTGGCGCGGCCGGAAAACGTGGAAGTGGATTTCACCGCTCCCGACGGCACCCGGCAGCAGCGGTCCTTCTCCGGCTGGCAGGCCAGGATAGTGCAGCACGAGACAGACCACCTGCACGGGATCCTGTACCTTGACCGGGCCGAACTGCGCTCCCTCAGCAACAACGCCGAATACTCCGCCCGCTGGGCCCAGCCGGATATCGGCCGTGCCCGCCAGGAACTGGGATTCCTCCCTGGCTAG
- a CDS encoding NAD(P)/FAD-dependent oxidoreductase, whose protein sequence is MADVLIVGGGPVGLFMAVLLLQQGVDVCVLEQRDAREEHSRAIGIHPPALAALHQAGVAGLMVAEGVQIRRGIAIDAGRTLAEMSFAGVSERFPFVLSLPQARTEAVLELHVRELDAGAVHRGVRLTRLSDVGGRVTIEAASPDGTLRFTAPLVIAADGVRSTVRALQGTAVRARDYPDSYLMGDFADGTSFGPDAALFLARQGIVESFPLPGQARRWVVRLGPGDRATAPADADAGWLARCVRERTGMDIDPAGNSMLSSFGVRSRLARRMVAGRTVLIGDAAHEVSPIGGQGMNLGWLDAAALAPIVAEVLQGCDMASALRTFERRRLAAAARAARQAEINMALGRPLAAGLSQLRNRAIGAVASVPAVNSLVARRFTMN, encoded by the coding sequence ATGGCTGACGTGCTGATCGTCGGCGGCGGCCCGGTGGGACTGTTCATGGCCGTCCTGCTGCTGCAGCAGGGTGTGGACGTTTGCGTCCTGGAACAGCGGGACGCCCGGGAGGAACATTCGCGGGCTATCGGCATCCATCCTCCGGCCCTTGCGGCGCTTCACCAGGCTGGCGTGGCGGGCCTGATGGTCGCCGAGGGAGTCCAGATCCGCCGCGGTATCGCGATCGACGCCGGCCGCACGCTCGCCGAGATGTCCTTCGCCGGCGTCTCGGAACGCTTCCCTTTCGTCCTGTCACTGCCGCAGGCCCGCACTGAGGCGGTCCTGGAACTTCATGTCCGGGAGCTCGACGCCGGCGCCGTCCACCGCGGGGTCCGCCTTACCCGGCTGTCCGACGTCGGCGGCCGGGTCACGATCGAGGCAGCCTCGCCCGACGGCACGCTGCGTTTCACGGCGCCGCTGGTCATTGCGGCCGACGGCGTGCGGTCCACCGTGCGCGCACTCCAGGGCACCGCCGTCAGGGCCAGGGACTATCCGGACAGCTACCTGATGGGCGACTTCGCGGACGGCACCAGCTTCGGCCCCGATGCCGCCCTGTTCCTGGCCCGGCAAGGCATCGTCGAGTCCTTTCCGCTGCCCGGGCAGGCCCGCCGCTGGGTGGTCCGGCTGGGACCCGGCGACCGCGCAACGGCACCCGCGGACGCCGACGCCGGCTGGCTGGCGCGCTGCGTGCGGGAACGGACGGGAATGGACATCGACCCCGCGGGCAACAGCATGCTCAGCAGCTTTGGCGTCCGCTCACGTCTGGCCCGCCGGATGGTCGCCGGCCGCACCGTGCTGATCGGGGACGCAGCCCATGAAGTGAGCCCGATCGGCGGCCAGGGTATGAACCTCGGCTGGCTGGACGCCGCAGCGCTGGCCCCCATCGTGGCGGAGGTCCTGCAGGGCTGCGACATGGCCAGTGCCTTGCGTACGTTTGAACGACGCCGGCTGGCGGCAGCGGCCAGGGCAGCACGCCAGGCGGAAATCAACATGGCGCTGGGTCGACCCCTGGCGGCCGGTCTTTCGCAGCTGAGGAACCGTGCCATCGGCGCTGTGGCCTCGGTACCGGCGGTCAATTCCCTCGTTGCCCGCAGGTTCACCATGAACTGA
- a CDS encoding class I SAM-dependent methyltransferase encodes MTFLQARAVDAVEEMDLPGCDPDLLERTYTQFALVNRAVSGWHGIYRARIRPRLSPGTITTLLDIGCGGGDVPVMIARWAARDGLRLEITAIDPDARASRFARARKNSAGVIFRQSTAAELAAEGRQYDVVISNHVLHHLGETELPEFLAESASLARWQVIHNDLRRSPTAYVLFHIFARIFTGSFIRQDGLTSIRRSYTPGELAAAAPPGWTVAPHSPFHHLLLHRVRAGTADG; translated from the coding sequence ATGACGTTCCTGCAAGCCCGGGCGGTGGACGCCGTTGAGGAAATGGATCTGCCCGGCTGCGACCCGGACCTGCTGGAACGGACCTACACGCAGTTTGCTCTCGTCAACCGTGCTGTCTCGGGCTGGCACGGCATCTACCGGGCCAGGATCAGGCCGCGACTGAGCCCCGGCACCATCACCACGCTGCTCGATATCGGCTGCGGCGGCGGCGATGTGCCCGTAATGATCGCCCGGTGGGCGGCCCGGGACGGATTGCGGCTGGAGATCACCGCCATCGACCCGGACGCCCGGGCCAGCCGCTTCGCCCGTGCGCGGAAGAATTCCGCAGGGGTTATCTTCCGTCAGTCCACGGCCGCGGAACTGGCCGCGGAAGGGCGGCAGTACGACGTCGTGATCTCGAACCACGTGCTCCACCACCTGGGCGAGACGGAACTCCCTGAGTTCCTGGCCGAGTCCGCGTCGTTGGCCCGCTGGCAGGTCATCCACAACGATCTCCGCCGCAGCCCCACTGCCTACGTCCTCTTTCATATTTTCGCCCGCATTTTCACCGGCTCCTTCATCCGGCAGGACGGGCTGACCTCCATCCGGCGCAGCTACACCCCCGGGGAACTTGCCGCAGCCGCTCCCCCGGGCTGGACCGTGGCACCGCACTCCCCGTTCCATCACCTGCTCCTGCACCGGGTCCGGGCCGGAACCGCCGATGGCTGA
- a CDS encoding type III polyketide synthase gives MTVYLRSLETAVPPTVLIQSEARDVFAAQPGLTRLGSRLVGTCFDSAAIDTRYTAVAELTTASRAENPQFFDPDTGLLRSPSTKARNDIFATEATKLFIEAAQKAMDACAGVDLLDITHLVTVSCTGFFNPGPDYKIVRVLGLNPSVQRYHLGFMGCYAAFPALRAAKSFCEADPDAVVLVVCAELCSLHVRTSNDPDAIMGSALFGDGAAAAVVTARDIPDTPALLQLDHFETVLTPVGEDSMAWNIGDEGFEMVLGNYVPHIIDDHIIGALEPLLARDAALFGLPYRDIRHWAIHPGGRSILDKVQSRLDLSDEQLIPARETLRNFGNMSSATVLFVLRHILDLPAAADDVDERICSMAFGPGLTVETALFTKVPGPPADVLPQPENAAAEVAEQLETGTAAEPASAMA, from the coding sequence ATGACGGTCTACCTGAGATCCCTCGAAACCGCTGTTCCGCCAACTGTACTGATCCAGTCCGAGGCCCGGGATGTGTTCGCGGCCCAGCCGGGACTCACCAGGCTAGGCAGCCGGCTCGTTGGCACGTGCTTTGACTCCGCGGCCATTGACACCCGGTACACCGCCGTGGCGGAACTGACCACGGCCAGCCGGGCCGAGAATCCACAGTTTTTCGACCCGGATACCGGGCTGTTGCGCAGCCCCAGCACCAAGGCCCGGAATGACATCTTCGCCACGGAAGCCACCAAGCTCTTTATTGAGGCTGCGCAAAAGGCCATGGATGCCTGCGCGGGCGTCGATCTACTTGACATAACTCATCTCGTGACCGTGTCCTGCACCGGTTTCTTCAATCCGGGACCGGATTACAAGATTGTCCGGGTCCTCGGCCTGAACCCGTCGGTGCAGCGCTACCATTTGGGATTTATGGGTTGCTACGCGGCGTTCCCGGCCCTGCGTGCCGCGAAGTCTTTTTGCGAGGCCGATCCGGACGCAGTGGTGCTGGTGGTCTGCGCCGAGCTGTGTTCGCTCCACGTGCGGACCTCCAACGACCCCGACGCCATCATGGGATCGGCCCTGTTCGGCGACGGCGCGGCGGCGGCCGTTGTGACCGCCCGGGATATCCCCGACACTCCGGCGCTCCTTCAGCTCGATCATTTTGAAACGGTGCTCACGCCGGTCGGCGAAGACTCCATGGCCTGGAACATCGGCGACGAAGGCTTCGAGATGGTCCTGGGGAACTACGTGCCGCACATTATTGACGACCACATCATCGGCGCCCTTGAACCCCTGCTGGCCCGGGATGCTGCACTGTTCGGACTCCCCTACCGCGACATCAGGCACTGGGCCATTCATCCGGGCGGCCGCAGCATCCTGGACAAAGTCCAATCGCGGCTGGACCTCAGTGACGAACAGTTGATCCCGGCCCGGGAAACCCTGCGGAATTTCGGCAACATGAGCAGCGCCACCGTACTGTTTGTCCTCCGGCACATCCTGGACCTCCCGGCTGCGGCCGACGACGTCGACGAGCGGATCTGTTCGATGGCGTTCGGCCCCGGGCTGACTGTGGAAACGGCCCTGTTCACCAAGGTTCCCGGCCCGCCGGCCGACGTGCTTCCTCAGCCGGAGAACGCCGCGGCCGAGGTGGCCGAGCAGCTGGAGACCGGCACCGCGGCCGAGCCGGCATCGGCCATGGCCTGA
- a CDS encoding TnsA-like heteromeric transposase endonuclease subunit, whose amino-acid sequence MDVVSPLRSLPSNMTDGTRVLARLDGHMANMPLSGALASLGLESALPVRAFFSWTGKRNYEGRWWSSTVRSHVGFESLLERDFLLSADHDRDVVGVASQPFAFLWPRGTEGFRGHVPDFFVRLRDGQGRVVDVKPAGRVRSAERQFGLTREACAAAGWEYEVFTGLAEPLASNLRWLAGYRQDRFAPDGTAAAVLVDSFSPEASLAGGVRRAARVLGADEGIVRAQVLHLLFTGVLAVDLDALLTQDTLASPGVAPKAGSAWDAGSREAVS is encoded by the coding sequence ATGGATGTTGTTAGCCCGCTGAGGTCGCTGCCTTCGAACATGACCGACGGGACTCGTGTGCTGGCGCGCCTGGACGGGCATATGGCGAATATGCCGCTTTCTGGGGCTCTGGCATCGCTCGGGCTTGAGTCGGCGCTTCCGGTGCGGGCGTTCTTCTCATGGACGGGCAAGCGGAACTACGAGGGCAGGTGGTGGTCCAGCACGGTCCGGTCCCATGTTGGGTTCGAGAGCTTGCTGGAGCGCGACTTCCTGCTCTCGGCGGACCATGACCGGGATGTCGTTGGGGTCGCGTCCCAGCCGTTCGCGTTCCTGTGGCCGCGCGGGACCGAGGGTTTCCGGGGGCACGTGCCCGACTTCTTCGTCCGGCTGCGGGATGGCCAGGGCCGGGTCGTCGACGTTAAGCCTGCAGGCCGGGTCCGGTCCGCGGAGCGCCAGTTCGGCCTGACCCGCGAAGCCTGCGCGGCGGCCGGATGGGAGTACGAGGTCTTCACCGGGCTGGCGGAGCCGCTGGCGTCGAATCTGCGGTGGCTCGCCGGCTACCGCCAGGACCGCTTCGCCCCCGACGGCACCGCAGCGGCCGTGCTGGTCGACTCATTCAGCCCGGAGGCCTCGCTGGCCGGAGGCGTGCGGCGGGCGGCCAGGGTGCTGGGCGCCGACGAGGGCATCGTCCGCGCGCAGGTGCTCCACCTGCTGTTCACGGGCGTGCTGGCCGTCGACCTCGACGCCCTGCTCACGCAAGACACGCTGGCGTCCCCGGGTGTCGCACCGAAGGCGGGCTCCGCCTGGGACGCTGGGTCGCGGGAGGCGGTGTCGTGA
- a CDS encoding Mu transposase C-terminal domain-containing protein, producing the protein MKSVRLFDFIQFDGASWQVAAHDGAELALKNLSTGRIRRVQVAELLADDSYLPDAPAPLPSLAGVALLETLEPAARAQAELLHRHVYELVNGTPPDAAPGTAPKPEYDLANPLLRRIEAKAAELAAAGTPISARTLRRHVAAYRKQGIAGLADGRNTRQSTLAGWADPELVALLEAEIAGQTNTSTGTRSRAVTRVRALAERQGLTVPSRATLYRILAKLEKSRHPFGNATTRRTQASRPDRTWGRQAPARPGELVEIDSSPLDLMLIYPDGSTGKADLTVALDIATRTPLAAVLRPEATKAVDAAVLLARAMTPLPLQPGWDAALGYSRSVLPQGMIPGGADVRSAIAAKPVIVPESITVDRGKVYIGATFTSACERLQISLTKAAPRTGTDKPHIERFFAGVNSGFTQYLAGYTGPNVVRRGKDPAAEARFSLADVQNLLDWWLVAVWQNRPHPGLRHPAMPKKDLTPNEAFAALSGVAPQIPVTLTREDYIALLPLDWRTIQPYGINFHNLHYDNPALHEYRGVHSGLPAPANGRWEIRYDPYRLQSIHVRDHRRGVWIEAEWTMARQLAGPFSLDVLAAAKKALDKRSGSIPGADLLAEVNRIMTAPAGRAEARAARRASASPSSVPDPAPLRLLTPVSEEEPKPEPGAAAPSAAAATAPAGPRPRRHARRIDLLED; encoded by the coding sequence GTGAAGTCGGTTCGTCTGTTTGACTTCATTCAGTTCGACGGCGCCTCCTGGCAGGTGGCTGCCCATGACGGTGCCGAGTTGGCTTTGAAGAATCTCTCCACCGGCCGCATCCGCCGGGTGCAGGTCGCCGAGCTGCTTGCCGACGACTCGTACCTGCCTGACGCGCCCGCTCCCCTGCCGTCCCTGGCCGGTGTCGCGCTGCTTGAAACCCTCGAGCCTGCTGCCCGGGCGCAGGCCGAGCTGCTGCACCGTCACGTCTACGAGCTCGTCAACGGGACCCCGCCGGACGCTGCCCCCGGGACGGCGCCCAAGCCGGAGTACGACCTGGCCAACCCGCTGCTGCGCCGCATCGAGGCCAAGGCGGCCGAGCTCGCCGCCGCGGGCACGCCGATCTCGGCCCGTACGTTGCGCCGCCACGTCGCCGCCTACCGCAAGCAGGGTATCGCCGGACTTGCCGACGGGCGCAACACACGTCAGAGCACCCTGGCTGGCTGGGCCGACCCGGAGCTCGTGGCGCTGCTTGAGGCCGAGATCGCAGGGCAGACCAACACGTCCACCGGGACACGGTCCCGCGCCGTGACCCGAGTCCGTGCCCTCGCCGAGCGGCAGGGCCTGACGGTCCCGTCCCGCGCCACTCTCTACCGGATCCTGGCCAAACTGGAGAAGTCCCGGCACCCGTTCGGCAACGCCACGACCCGCAGGACCCAGGCCAGCCGGCCCGACCGGACATGGGGCCGGCAGGCGCCCGCGCGGCCTGGGGAACTCGTGGAGATCGACTCCAGCCCTTTGGACCTGATGCTCATCTACCCCGACGGGTCCACGGGCAAGGCCGACCTGACCGTGGCGTTGGACATCGCGACCCGGACGCCGCTGGCGGCGGTCCTGCGCCCCGAGGCGACCAAGGCAGTCGACGCCGCGGTCTTGCTGGCCAGGGCCATGACCCCCTTGCCGCTGCAGCCCGGCTGGGACGCAGCCCTGGGCTACTCCCGATCGGTCCTGCCCCAGGGCATGATCCCTGGCGGCGCGGACGTCCGCTCCGCGATCGCTGCCAAGCCCGTCATCGTGCCAGAGTCGATCACCGTGGACCGGGGCAAGGTCTACATCGGCGCCACGTTCACCAGCGCGTGCGAACGCCTCCAGATCAGCCTGACCAAGGCCGCACCGCGGACCGGGACCGACAAGCCCCACATCGAGCGTTTCTTCGCCGGGGTCAACTCGGGCTTCACGCAATACCTCGCCGGTTACACCGGCCCGAACGTCGTCCGCCGCGGCAAGGACCCCGCCGCCGAGGCACGATTCAGCCTGGCCGATGTCCAGAACCTGCTTGACTGGTGGCTCGTCGCCGTCTGGCAGAACCGCCCGCACCCGGGCCTGCGCCACCCGGCCATGCCAAAGAAGGACCTGACCCCGAACGAGGCCTTCGCCGCGCTCTCCGGCGTCGCCCCGCAGATCCCGGTCACGCTCACCCGCGAGGACTACATCGCCCTGCTGCCCTTGGACTGGCGCACCATCCAGCCGTACGGGATCAACTTCCACAACCTCCACTACGACAATCCCGCCCTGCACGAATACCGGGGCGTGCACTCGGGGCTGCCCGCCCCCGCGAACGGACGCTGGGAGATCCGCTACGATCCCTACCGGCTGCAGTCCATCCATGTCCGCGACCACCGCAGGGGTGTCTGGATCGAAGCCGAATGGACCATGGCACGCCAACTCGCCGGCCCGTTCTCCCTCGACGTCCTCGCCGCCGCGAAAAAGGCCCTGGACAAGCGCTCCGGCAGCATCCCCGGCGCCGACCTGCTCGCAGAGGTCAATCGCATCATGACCGCCCCGGCAGGTCGGGCCGAGGCCCGGGCCGCCAGGCGAGCCAGCGCCTCGCCGTCGAGCGTTCCGGATCCGGCTCCGCTTCGGCTTCTGACCCCTGTTTCTGAAGAAGAACCCAAACCCGAACCGGGCGCCGCTGCCCCGTCCGCGGCGGCTGCGACCGCACCTGCGGGTCCGCGTCCGCGTCGTCATGCCCGCCGTATCGACCTTCTGGAGGACTGA
- a CDS encoding ATP-binding protein: MLETTDTHALTRQTRIILARNAATTATARRGLAVSGAAGMGKSTAALLIGKRHEKAERRRLDRIDDVSFAPVVYAVVPPATTPRMLMQAFASWLGLPVPQRSTAQLVTEHVVGVLRTLGTSLVVVDEVHNLTTNRQAGAEAASTLKQFADRLDATFLYAGIDLPTTDLFAGDMGRQIKARMIMHQMRPYGNGSKADRQAWTELVLGVEDLLPLAEHEPESLAEEAAYLWDRTGGSIGGLRALLSDAAIGAIIDGTEKIDRRRLQATATDYAAEEHHHTRAAMSAGSHKRGLQRAQ; this comes from the coding sequence GTGCTGGAGACCACGGACACGCATGCCCTTACCCGGCAGACCAGAATCATCCTCGCGCGCAACGCGGCCACCACCGCCACGGCGCGGCGAGGGCTTGCGGTCTCCGGGGCGGCCGGGATGGGCAAGTCCACCGCCGCGCTGCTGATCGGCAAGCGCCATGAGAAAGCCGAGCGCAGGCGCCTCGATCGTATCGATGACGTGTCTTTCGCCCCGGTGGTCTACGCTGTGGTCCCCCCAGCGACCACACCGAGGATGCTCATGCAGGCCTTCGCCAGCTGGCTCGGCCTACCGGTGCCCCAGCGGTCCACCGCGCAGTTGGTCACCGAGCACGTCGTGGGTGTGCTGCGCACCTTGGGGACATCGCTGGTGGTCGTCGACGAAGTTCACAACCTGACGACGAACAGGCAGGCCGGCGCCGAGGCGGCCAGCACCCTCAAACAGTTCGCCGACCGGCTGGACGCGACCTTCCTCTACGCCGGCATCGACCTGCCCACCACGGACCTGTTCGCCGGGGACATGGGGAGGCAGATCAAGGCCAGGATGATCATGCATCAGATGCGTCCCTACGGAAACGGATCCAAGGCAGACCGCCAGGCCTGGACCGAACTCGTCCTCGGTGTCGAGGACCTCCTCCCGCTTGCCGAGCACGAACCCGAGTCCCTCGCCGAGGAAGCCGCATACCTGTGGGACCGCACCGGCGGGAGCATCGGCGGCCTCCGCGCCCTCCTGTCGGACGCGGCCATCGGAGCGATCATCGACGGCACCGAAAAGATCGACCGTCGCCGCCTCCAGGCCACAGCCACGGACTACGCCGCCGAAGAACACCACCACACACGTGCAGCCATGTCCGCCGGCAGCCACAAACGCGGGCTGCAGCGGGCCCAGTGA